The following are encoded together in the Lepidochelys kempii isolate rLepKem1 chromosome 7, rLepKem1.hap2, whole genome shotgun sequence genome:
- the VHL gene encoding von Hippel-Lindau disease tumor suppressor — MPQELAAERRGGLLRSRNTREPSHVIFCNRSPRVVIPIWLDFEGQPQPYPVLQPGTGRRMYSYLEHLWLFRDAETDDGLLVNQTELFVPTRNVNGQPIFANIMLPVFSLKERCLQVIRSLVKPVDYRRLDIVQSLYEDLEDHPDIRKDLQRLSLERS; from the exons ATGCCCCAGGAGCTGGCGGCGGAacggaggggagggctcctgcgcTCCCGGAACACGCGCGAGCCCTCTCACGTGATCTTTTGTAATCGGAGCCCCCGGGTGGTCATCCCCATCTGGCTGGACTTCgagggccagccccagccctacCCGGTCCTGCAGCCGGGCACCGGCCGGAGGATGTACAGCTACCTAG AACATCTTTGGCTGTTCAGAGATGCAGAAACAGATGATGGACTTCTTGTCAATCAGACAGAGCTGTTTGTGCCTACTCGCAATGTGAATGGCCAGCCCATATTTGCAAATATCATGCTTCCAG TGTTCAGTCTGAAGGAGAGGTGTCTTCAGGTTATTCGCAGTCTGGTAAAACCAGTGGACTACCGGAGATTGGATATTGTTCAGTCATTATACGAAGATCTGGAAGATCATCCCGACATTAGGAAGGATCTTCAACGGCTGTCTCTGGAAAGAAGTTAA